Proteins from a genomic interval of Sandaracinaceae bacterium:
- a CDS encoding GatB/YqeY domain-containing protein produces the protein MEDLKAAMKAKDEVAKLTLRSLKADLLKKAVDLGRDLDESDELALLSSAVKSRRDSVSEYEKAERQDLADAEKAEIAVIERYLPKQLSEDEARAAIESLAKELGVSEKKQMGQLMKAVMDRYRGQIDGKQASRIAGSLLS, from the coding sequence ATGGAAGACCTCAAGGCCGCCATGAAGGCCAAGGACGAGGTCGCGAAGCTCACCCTGCGCTCGCTCAAGGCGGACTTGCTGAAGAAGGCGGTCGACCTCGGCCGTGATCTGGACGAGAGCGACGAGCTCGCGCTCCTGAGCTCCGCCGTGAAGTCGCGTCGGGACTCGGTGAGCGAGTACGAGAAGGCGGAGCGACAGGATCTCGCCGACGCCGAGAAGGCGGAGATCGCGGTCATCGAGCGCTACCTGCCGAAGCAGCTGTCCGAGGACGAGGCGCGCGCCGCGATCGAGTCCCTCGCGAAGGAGCTCGGCGTCAGCGAGAAGAAGCAGATGGGCCAGCTCATGAAGGCCGTCATGGACCGCTACCGCGGCCAGATCGACGGCAAGCAGGCCAGCCGCATCGCCGGGTCGCTGCTCTCCTGA
- a CDS encoding glycine zipper family protein, with product MQDFLAVALSMPTLAFTGLLVVVVLYWLSVVLGALDLDLFDPGGLDGADGALDGAVDGAVDGAVDGAVDGAADGAAEGELGVGGFAGLLSALGLRHAPLTVVFSLVVLLGWLASFFGARYLAPALPLGGFLSGLVVTLAALLAAVPLTSLLTRPMAPLFRVHKARGNRDLVGQVVRIRTGNVDGGFGQAELKDGQAGMILHVRCADPEALERGDEALIVDWDEEKNAFEVEPMEALLPGRKKRA from the coding sequence ATGCAGGACTTCCTCGCCGTCGCGCTCTCCATGCCCACGCTGGCCTTCACCGGCCTCCTCGTGGTGGTCGTCCTGTACTGGCTGTCGGTCGTCCTGGGCGCGCTGGACCTCGACCTCTTCGACCCGGGCGGGCTCGACGGCGCGGACGGCGCGCTCGATGGCGCGGTCGACGGCGCGGTCGATGGCGCAGTGGACGGCGCGGTCGATGGCGCGGCGGACGGGGCGGCCGAGGGTGAGCTCGGCGTCGGCGGCTTCGCGGGGCTGCTGTCCGCGCTCGGGCTGCGCCACGCGCCGCTGACCGTCGTCTTCAGCCTCGTCGTGCTCCTCGGCTGGCTCGCCTCCTTCTTCGGGGCCCGCTACCTCGCGCCCGCGCTCCCCCTCGGCGGCTTCCTCTCGGGCCTCGTGGTCACCCTCGCCGCGCTCCTCGCCGCGGTGCCGCTGACGTCGCTGCTGACCCGTCCGATGGCGCCGCTCTTCAGGGTGCACAAGGCCAGGGGCAACCGCGACCTCGTCGGTCAGGTCGTCCGCATCCGCACCGGCAACGTCGACGGGGGCTTCGGGCAGGCGGAGCTGAAGGATGGGCAAGCCGGCATGATTCTCCATGTCCGCTGCGCCGACCCCGAGGCCCTCGAGCGCGGCGACGAGGCGCTGATCGTCGACTGGGACGAAGAGAAGAACGCGTTCGAGGTCGAGCCGATGGAGGCGCTCCTCCCCGGGCGCAAGAAGCGAGCGTGA
- a CDS encoding DNA-formamidopyrimidine glycosylase family protein, giving the protein MPELPDVQLYIDAIAERTVGTKLEKIRLASPFLLRSVEPSIDEVVGRKVKGLRRIGKRIVFELTRDHFVVIHLMVAGRFKWDEEPGAKVPGRVGLAGFDFERGTLILTEVSKKKRASLHMVKGEKSLAEFDRGGTEPLEADFDAFKHALTRERHTLKRSLTDQRLLSGIGNAYSDEILHRAKLSPMRRSDQLDDEEIARLHACTQEVLREWIARLKEETGDAFPTKVTAFRPEMAVHGKYKEPCPVCGQKVMRIRYAENEANYCPTCQTEGRLLADRSLSRLLKKSWPKTLEELEGGR; this is encoded by the coding sequence ATGCCCGAGCTCCCCGACGTCCAGCTCTACATCGACGCCATCGCCGAGCGCACGGTCGGCACCAAGCTCGAGAAGATCCGGCTCGCGAGCCCGTTCCTACTACGCAGCGTCGAGCCCTCCATCGACGAGGTGGTGGGCCGGAAGGTGAAGGGGCTGCGCCGCATCGGGAAGCGCATCGTCTTCGAGCTGACGCGCGATCACTTCGTGGTGATCCACCTGATGGTGGCGGGCCGCTTCAAGTGGGACGAGGAGCCGGGCGCGAAGGTCCCCGGCCGCGTCGGGCTGGCCGGCTTCGACTTCGAGCGCGGCACGCTCATCCTGACCGAGGTGAGCAAGAAGAAGCGGGCCTCGCTCCACATGGTGAAGGGCGAGAAGAGCCTCGCCGAGTTCGACCGCGGCGGGACCGAGCCGCTCGAGGCCGACTTCGACGCCTTCAAGCACGCGCTCACCCGCGAGCGCCACACCCTCAAGCGCTCGCTGACGGATCAGCGCCTCCTGAGCGGGATCGGCAACGCCTACAGCGACGAGATCCTGCACCGCGCCAAGCTCTCCCCGATGCGCCGCTCGGATCAGCTCGACGACGAGGAGATCGCGCGGCTCCACGCGTGCACGCAAGAGGTATTGCGAGAGTGGATCGCGCGCCTGAAGGAGGAGACGGGCGACGCCTTCCCGACCAAGGTCACCGCCTTCCGCCCCGAGATGGCGGTGCACGGGAAGTACAAGGAGCCCTGCCCCGTGTGCGGTCAGAAGGTGATGCGCATCCGCTACGCGGAGAACGAGGCGAACTACTGCCCCACCTGCCAGACCGAGGGCCGGCTGCTCGCCGACCGCTCGCTCTCGCGCCTCCTCAAGAAGAGCTGGCCGAAGACCCTCGAGGAGCTCGAGGGCGGCCGCTGA